DNA from Kitasatospora acidiphila:
GTCGAGCTGTGGGTGTACACCATGCGGTTCTGAGCCCGCCCCCGGGTCCCGCTCGCCCACCCCGGGCGGCGAAGATCCTTTGATATGCCCCTATGATCGAGCGTTCAGAAACCGCCGTCTGGCCGTCCGTCACAGGAGTATCTCCTCATGCATCAAGCGCCCACCGCGCGCCGGGAGCCCTCCGGGTCCGGACCGACCCTGCAGCAGATGCGGGCCGCTCGGGAGGCCGCCGTCGCGGCCGGCCTGCGACCGGCGAGTCCGCCGGTCGACTTCAAGGCCGAGGCAGCGGTCGTGCCGCCGCCGCGGCGCGCCGAGGCGGCGGCATCGGCACCGTCGCTGCGCTACACGGCCGTTGACGGCCTGCGGGGCGTGGCCATCATCTCCGTGCTGCTCTACCACACCAACTGGTTCCAGGACGGCCTGTTCGGTGTGGACGCGTTCTTCGTGCTCTCCGGCTTCCTGGTCACCCTGATCCTGATCCGCGAGCTGGAGCGGCGCGGCCGCATCGCGCTGGGCCGCTTCTACCGCCGGCGTGCCAAGCGGCTGCTGCCCGGCCTGCTGTTCACCCTGGCCGCGGTGCTGGTCCTGGCCGCGCTGTTCAGCCCGCTGCGGGACGCCCAGACCCTCAAGCCCCAGGCCCTGTCCGCGCTGCTGCAGTACGCCAACTGGTCCCAGATCGCCAACGGCAGTGCGTACTGGGAGCACTTCGCCGGCATCACCCCGTTCGCCGCGATGTGGTCACTGAGCATCACCGAGCAGTTCTACGTGGTCTGGCCGCTGCTGCTCGGCCTGCTCTTCGTGCTCTTCCGCCGCTCGATCGGGGCCACGGCCGTCGCCGTCTTCGTGCTGTTCGGCGCCTCGGCCGCGGTGGCCCCGCTGATGTGGAACGGCAGCAACAGCGACCGCCTCTACCTCGGCACCGAGACCCGCGCGGTCGCCTTCGCCGCCGGTGCCGCCGCGGCCTTCGCGGTGCACCTGCTGAACCGCCGCTCGGCCGGCAGCGCCCGGGGCCGGGGCCGCTCCCGCAAGGCGGGCAAGGCCGGCTCCGGCAGCCTGGCCACCACCATCCTGCTGAACCTGCTGGGCGCGGCCGCGCTCGGCGCGGTGGTCTGGCTGAGCCTCAAGGTGCCGAACTACCACAACCCGTTCCTCTACAAGGGCGGCCTGGCCGTCGTCGCCGCCCTGGTGGCGGTGCTGGCCGCCTCCCTCTGCCACCCGCGCGGGCCGCTGGTCAAGCTGCTCTCGCTGCCGCCGCTGGTGCTGACCGGGCGGATGTCCTACAGCCTCTACCTGCTGCACCTGCCGGTCTACTGGATGATGCAGCAGCACCTCGACGACGTCTCACCGGCGATGCTGTTCGGCGTGGGCGGGTCGATCACCTGGGGCCTGGCGCTCTTCCTGCACTTCGGCACCGAGGCGCTGCGCCGCCGCGACTGGCGGCCCAGCCGGGCCGTGCCGCTGATGACCGCGGCCGCGCTGGCGATCGGCGCCGCCTCCTGGTACCTGCCGTCGTTCGTCGCCCAGCAGATGCGACCCGCCGGCCGGCCGCTGGTGGTGTCGCTCGGCGACTCCTTCTCGGGCGACCTGGCCACCGGGCTCTACCTGAACGGCGGCCGGTACGCAGTGGTGGACGGCAGCGTCAGCGGCTGCGGGATCTTCGACCCGGACAAGGTGCGCGGCACCTCCCAGGTCGAGTTCGACACCACCCCCGACTGCCGGCAGCGGTCGGCCCTGTGGAACAAGGACCTCAGGACCGGCAACCCGAAGGCGGTCCTGCTCCACCTGGGCTGGGACGCCGCCCAGCAGTCCCTGAACGGCGCCTGGCTCTCCCCGTGCGATGCCGCCTACCAGTCCCGCTACCGCACCCAGCTCACCGACGCGGTCAACCGGATCAGGCAGCAGGCGCCCGGCGCCAAGGTGCTGCTGATGAACGAGCGGCTGGAGAACGGCGCCATCAACCGCAAGTGGGGCACCTGCTTCGACCAGCAGATCGGCGACTTCATCAAGGCCTCGAACGGCTCGGTCCGGCTCGTCGACCTGAACGGGTTCCTGTGCCCGCAGGGCGCCTGCCGCTGGGAGGACGACAAGGGCGCGGCGATCTACCCGCCGGGCGACGGCGTGCACCTGACCCCGGCCGGGCGCCGACTGGTCACCCCGTGGCTGGAGAACCAGATCAGCGCCGCGCTGGCCGCCTCGTCCTGACTCAGGCGGCTCAGCCGGCGGGCTGTTCGGGGACCTCGTAGCTGCCGGAGAAGCACTGCCGGATCGCCGCCTCCGACTGCGCCCGCCCGGCGAAGTCCATCCGGGGCGTGTCGTCGTTCACCGGCAGCGTCGGGTCGGTCCCGAAGTAGAGCGACCAGAGGTACATCCCGGCGAGCTGGCGCTGCGCGGCCACCTGGCAGACGGCGGTGAACCACTTCGCCTGGACCGCCTCGTTGACCGTCCGCTTGGTGGTGAAGTCGCCCGGCTTGGCGTAGGCGCCCTGCTGGGCCGGGATGCCCACCTCGGAGAGCGTGACGCCCGGCAGCGGCCCCTTGCCCTTCTTGTCCAGCCAGGTGTTCCAGCTGTTCACCAGCGTGGACACCGGCGACTGGTCGGTCGCCGACT
Protein-coding regions in this window:
- a CDS encoding acyltransferase family protein, coding for MHQAPTARREPSGSGPTLQQMRAAREAAVAAGLRPASPPVDFKAEAAVVPPPRRAEAAASAPSLRYTAVDGLRGVAIISVLLYHTNWFQDGLFGVDAFFVLSGFLVTLILIRELERRGRIALGRFYRRRAKRLLPGLLFTLAAVLVLAALFSPLRDAQTLKPQALSALLQYANWSQIANGSAYWEHFAGITPFAAMWSLSITEQFYVVWPLLLGLLFVLFRRSIGATAVAVFVLFGASAAVAPLMWNGSNSDRLYLGTETRAVAFAAGAAAAFAVHLLNRRSAGSARGRGRSRKAGKAGSGSLATTILLNLLGAAALGAVVWLSLKVPNYHNPFLYKGGLAVVAALVAVLAASLCHPRGPLVKLLSLPPLVLTGRMSYSLYLLHLPVYWMMQQHLDDVSPAMLFGVGGSITWGLALFLHFGTEALRRRDWRPSRAVPLMTAAALAIGAASWYLPSFVAQQMRPAGRPLVVSLGDSFSGDLATGLYLNGGRYAVVDGSVSGCGIFDPDKVRGTSQVEFDTTPDCRQRSALWNKDLRTGNPKAVLLHLGWDAAQQSLNGAWLSPCDAAYQSRYRTQLTDAVNRIRQQAPGAKVLLMNERLENGAINRKWGTCFDQQIGDFIKASNGSVRLVDLNGFLCPQGACRWEDDKGAAIYPPGDGVHLTPAGRRLVTPWLENQISAALAASS